Proteins from one Gorilla gorilla gorilla isolate KB3781 chromosome 11, NHGRI_mGorGor1-v2.1_pri, whole genome shotgun sequence genomic window:
- the MSTN gene encoding growth/differentiation factor 8 encodes MQKLQLCVYIYLFMLIVAGPVDLNENSEQKENVEKEGLCNACTWRQNTKSSRIEAIKIQILSKLRLETAPNISKDAIRQLLPKAPPLRELIDQYDVQRDDSSDGSLEDDDYHATTETIITMPTESDFLMQVDGKPKCCFFKFSSKIQYNKVVKAQLWIYLRPVETPTTVFVQILRLIKPMKDGTRYTGIRSLKLDMNPGTGIWQSIDVKTVLQNWLKQPESNLGIEIKALDENGHDLAVTFPGPGEDGLNPFLEVKVTDTPKRSRRDFGLDCDEHSTESRCCRYPLTVDFEAFGWDWIIAPKRYKANYCSGECEFVFLQKYPHTHLVHQANPRGSAGPCCTPTKMSPINMLYFNGKEQIIYGKIPAMVVDRCGCS; translated from the exons atGCAAAAACTGCAACTCTGTGtttatatttacctgtttatgCTGATTGTTGCTGGTCCAGTGGATCTAAATGAGAACagtgagcaaaaagaaaatgtggaaaaagaGGGGCTGTGTAATGCATGTACTTGGAGACAAAACACTAAATCTTCAAGAATAGAAGCCATTAAGATACAAATCCTCAGTAAACTTCGTCTGGAAACAGCTCCTAACATCAGCAAAGATGCTATAAGACAACTTTTACCCAAAGCTCCTCCACTCCGGGAACTGATTGATCAGTATGATGTCCAGAGGGATGACAGCAGCGATGGCTCTTTGGAAGATGACGATTATCACGCTACAACGGAAACAATCATTACCATGCCTACAGAGT CTGATTTTCTAATGCAAGTGGATGGAAAACCCAAATGTTGCTTCTTTAAATTTAGCtctaaaatacaatacaataaagtAGTAAAGGCCCAACTATGGATATATTTGAGACCCGTCGAGACTCCTACAACAGTGTTTGTGCAAATCCTGAGACTCATCAAACCTATGAAAGACGGTACAAGGTATACTGGAATCCGATCTCTGAAACTTGACATGAACCCAGGCACTGGTATTTGGCAGAGCATTGATGTGAAGACAGTGTTGCAAAATTGGCTCAAACAACCTGAATCCAACTTAGGCATTGAAATAAAAGCTTTAGATGAGAATGGTCATGATCTTGCTGTAACCTTCCCAGGACCAGGAGAAGATGGGCTG AATCCCTTTTTAGAGGTCAAGGTAACAGACACACCAAAAAGATCCAGAAGGGATTTTGGTCTTGACTGTGATGAGCACTCAACAGAATCACGATGCTGTCGTTACCCTCTAACTGTGGATTTTGAAGCTTTTGGATGGGATTGGATTATCGCTCCTAAAAGATATAAGGCCAATTACTGCTCTGGAGAGTgtgaatttgtatttttacaaaaatatcctCATACTCATCTGGTACACCAAGCAAACCCCAGAGGTTCAGCAGGCCCTTGCTGTACTCCCACAAAGATGTCTCCAATTAATATGCTATATTTTAATGGCAAAGAACAAATAATATACGGGAAAATTCCAGCGATGGTAGTAGACCGCTGTGGGTGCTCATGA